From one Neofelis nebulosa isolate mNeoNeb1 chromosome 4, mNeoNeb1.pri, whole genome shotgun sequence genomic stretch:
- the EVI5L gene encoding EVI5-like protein isoform X3, producing the protein MASPTLSPDSSSQEALSAPTCSPTSDSENLSPDELELLAKLEEQNRLLEADSKSMRSMNGSRRNSGSSLVSSSSASSNLSHLEEDTWILWGRIANEWEEWRRRKEKLLKELIRKGIPHHFRAIVWQLLCSATDMPVKNQYSELLKMSSPCEKLIRRDIARTYPEHEFFKGQDSLGQEVLFNVMKAYSLVDREVGYCQGSAFIVGLLLMQMPEEEAFCVFVRLMQEYRLRELFKPSMAELGLCIYQFESMLQEQLPDLNTHFRSQSFHTSMYASSWFLTLFLTTFPLPVATRVFDIFMYEGLEIVFRVGLALLQVNQTELMQLDMEGMSQYFQRVIPHQFDSCPDKLILKAYQVKYNPKKMKRLEKEYAAMKSKEMEEQIEIKRLRTENRLLKQRIETLEKESAALADRLIQGQVTRAQEAEENYVIKRELAVVRQQCSSAAEDLQKARSTIRQLQEQQPSACPQDNPRLTEDFVAHLETELEQSRLRETETLGALREMQDKVLDMEKRNSSLPDENNVARLQEELKALKVREGEAVASARELKLQLQELSDTWQAHLSRGGRWKESPRKLVLGELQDELMSVRLREAQALAEGRELRQRVVELETQDHIHRNLLNRVEAERAALQEKLQYLAAQNKGLQTQLSESRRKQAEAECKSKEEVMAVRLREADSMAAVAEMRQRIAELEIQREEGRIQGQLNHSDSSQYIRELKDQIEELKAEVRLLKGPPPFEDPLAFDGLGLARHLDEDSLPSSDEELLGVGVGVGVGAALQDALYPLSPRDARFFRRLERPAKDSEGSSDSDADELAAPYSQGLDN; encoded by the exons GCTCCTGGAAGCCGACTCCAAGTCGATGCGCTCCATGAACGGCTCCCGCCGGAACAGCGGCTCCTCGCTGGTGTCCAGCTCCTCGGCCTCCTCCAACCTGAGCCACCTGGAGGAGGACACGTGGATCCTGTGGGGCCGGATCGCCAACGAGTGGGAGGAGTGGAGGCGCAGGAAAGAGAAGCTGCTCAAG GAGCTGATCCGCAAGGGCATCCCCCACCACTTCCGGGCCATCGTGTGGCAACTCCTGTGCAGTGCCACGGACATGCCCGTCAAGAACCAGTACTCGGAGCTGCTCAAGATGTCCTCGCCCTGTGAGAAGCTGATCCGCAGGGACATCGCCCGCACCTACCCAGAGCACGAGTTCTTCAAGGGCCAGGACAGCCTGGGCCAGGAGGTCCTCTTCAACGTCATGAAG GCGTACTCCCTGGTGGACAGGGAGGTGGGCTACTGCCAGGGCAGCGCCTTCATCGTGGGTCTGCTCCTCATGCAG atgcccgagGAGGAGGCCTTCTGTGTCTTCGTGCGGCTGATGCAGGAGTACCGCCTGAGGGAGCTCTTCAAGCCCAGCATGGCCGAGCTGGGGCTCTGCATCTATCAGTTCGAGTCCATGCTACAG gagcagCTCCCGGATCTGAACACCCACTTCCGCTCCCAGAGCTTCCACACATCTATGTATGCCTCGTCCTGGTTCCTCACACTCTTCCTGACCACCTTCCCGCTCCCTGTTGCCACTCGTGTCTTTGACATCTTCATGTACGAG GGCCTGGAGATTGTGTTCCGGGTCGGCCTCGCCCTGCTGCAGGTGAACCAGACGGAGCTAATGCAGCTGGACATGGAGGGGATGTCCCAG TACTTCCAGAGGGTGATCCCCCACCAGTTCGACAGCTGCCCGGACAAGCTGATCCTCAAGGCCTACCAGGTCAAGTACAACCCCAAGAAAATGAAGAG GCTGGAGAAGGAGTATGCAGCCATGAAGAGCAAGGAAATGGAGGAGCAGATCGAGATCAAA AGGCTTCGGACGGAGAACCGGCTCCTGAAACAACGGATTGAGACCCTGGAGAAG GAGAGCGCTGCTCTGGCTGATAGGTTAATCCAG GGCCAGGTGACGCGGGCGCAGGAGGCCGAGGAGAACTACGTCATCAAGCGGGAGCTGGCAGTGGTGCGGCAGCAGTGTAGCTCAGCGGCGGAGGACCTACAGAAGGCGCGGAGCACCATCCGGCAGCTTCAGGAGCAGCAG ccctctgcctgcccccaggaCAACCCGCGCCTCACTGAGGACTTTGTGGCCCACCTGGAGACTGAGCTGGAGCAGTCACGGCTGCGGGAGACAGAGACGCTGGGGGCCCTGCGGGAGATGCAGGACAAGGTTCTAGACATGGAGAAG AGGAACAGCTCGCTGCCCGACGAGAACAACGTGGCGCGGCTGCAGGAGGAGCTGAAGGCGCTCAAGGTGCGGGAGGGCGAGGCCGTGGCCTCGGCGCGGGAGCTGAAGCTACAGCTGCAGGAGCTCTCGGACACCTGGCAG gcCCATCTGTCCCGCGGCGGCCGCTGGAAGGAGTCCCCGCGGAAGCTGGTGCTGGGCGAGCTGCAGGACGAGCTGATGAGCGTGCGTCTGCGCGAGGCCCAGGCTCTGGCCGAGGGGCGCGAGCTGCGGCAGCGCGTGGTGGAGCTCGAGACGCAG GACCACATCCACCGCAACCTGCTGAACCGCGTGGAGGCGGAGCGCGCGGCGCTGCAGGAGAAGCTGCAGTACCTGGCGGCGCAGAACAAGGGGCTGCAGACGCAGCTGAGCGAAAGCCGCCGGAAGCAGGCGGAGGCCGAGTGCAAG agCAAGGAGGAGGTGATGGCCGTGCGCCTGCGGGAGGCGGACAGCATGGCGGCGGTGGCCGAGATGCGGCAGCGCATCGCCGAGCTGGAGATCCAG AGGGAGGAGGGCCGCATCCAGGGCCAGCTGAACCACTCCGACTCGTCGCAGTACATCCGCGAGCTCAAGGACCAGATCGAGGAGCTGAAGGCCGAG GTGAGGCTGCTGAAGGGCCCGCCGCCCTTCGAGGACCCGCTGGCCTTCGACGGGCTGGGCCTGGCGCGGCACCTGGACGAGGACTCGCTGCCGTCGTCCGACGAGGAGCTGCTCGGCGTGGGCGTGGGCGTGGGCGTGGGCGCGGCGCTGCAGGACGCGCTCTACCCGCTGTCCCCGCGCGACGCGCGCTTCTTCCGCCGTCTGGAGCGGCCGGCCAAGGACAGCGAGGGCAGCTCAGACAGCGACGCCGACGAGCTGGCCGCGCCCTACAGCCAGGGCCTGGACAACTGA
- the EVI5L gene encoding EVI5-like protein isoform X4 — MASPTLSPDSSSQEALSAPTCSPTSDSENLSPDELELLAKLEEQNRLLEADSKSMRSMNGSRRNSGSSLVSSSSASSNLSHLEEDTWILWGRIANEWEEWRRRKEKLLKELIRKGIPHHFRAIVWQLLCSATDMPVKNQYSELLKMSSPCEKLIRRDIARTYPEHEFFKGQDSLGQEVLFNVMKAYSLVDREVGYCQGSAFIVGLLLMQMPEEEAFCVFVRLMQEYRLRELFKPSMAELGLCIYQFESMLQEQLPDLNTHFRSQSFHTSMYASSWFLTLFLTTFPLPVATRVFDIFMYEGLEIVFRVGLALLQVNQTELMQLDMEGMSQYFQRVIPHQFDSCPDKLILKAYQVKYNPKKMKRLEKEYAAMKSKEMEEQIEIKRLRTENRLLKQRIETLEKESAALADRLIQGQVTRAQEAEENYVIKRELAVVRQQCSSAAEDLQKARSTIRQLQEQQDNPRLTEDFVAHLETELEQSRLRETETLGALREMQDKVLDMEKRNSSLPDENNVARLQEELKALKVREGEAVASARELKLQLQELSDTWQAHLSRGGRWKESPRKLVLGELQDELMSVRLREAQALAEGRELRQRVVELETQDHIHRNLLNRVEAERAALQEKLQYLAAQNKGLQTQLSESRRKQAEAECKSKEEVMAVRLREADSMAAVAEMRQRIAELEIQREEGRIQGQLNHSDSSQYIRELKDQIEELKAEVRLLKGPPPFEDPLAFDGLGLARHLDEDSLPSSDEELLGVGVGVGVGAALQDALYPLSPRDARFFRRLERPAKDSEGSSDSDADELAAPYSQGLDN; from the exons GCTCCTGGAAGCCGACTCCAAGTCGATGCGCTCCATGAACGGCTCCCGCCGGAACAGCGGCTCCTCGCTGGTGTCCAGCTCCTCGGCCTCCTCCAACCTGAGCCACCTGGAGGAGGACACGTGGATCCTGTGGGGCCGGATCGCCAACGAGTGGGAGGAGTGGAGGCGCAGGAAAGAGAAGCTGCTCAAG GAGCTGATCCGCAAGGGCATCCCCCACCACTTCCGGGCCATCGTGTGGCAACTCCTGTGCAGTGCCACGGACATGCCCGTCAAGAACCAGTACTCGGAGCTGCTCAAGATGTCCTCGCCCTGTGAGAAGCTGATCCGCAGGGACATCGCCCGCACCTACCCAGAGCACGAGTTCTTCAAGGGCCAGGACAGCCTGGGCCAGGAGGTCCTCTTCAACGTCATGAAG GCGTACTCCCTGGTGGACAGGGAGGTGGGCTACTGCCAGGGCAGCGCCTTCATCGTGGGTCTGCTCCTCATGCAG atgcccgagGAGGAGGCCTTCTGTGTCTTCGTGCGGCTGATGCAGGAGTACCGCCTGAGGGAGCTCTTCAAGCCCAGCATGGCCGAGCTGGGGCTCTGCATCTATCAGTTCGAGTCCATGCTACAG gagcagCTCCCGGATCTGAACACCCACTTCCGCTCCCAGAGCTTCCACACATCTATGTATGCCTCGTCCTGGTTCCTCACACTCTTCCTGACCACCTTCCCGCTCCCTGTTGCCACTCGTGTCTTTGACATCTTCATGTACGAG GGCCTGGAGATTGTGTTCCGGGTCGGCCTCGCCCTGCTGCAGGTGAACCAGACGGAGCTAATGCAGCTGGACATGGAGGGGATGTCCCAG TACTTCCAGAGGGTGATCCCCCACCAGTTCGACAGCTGCCCGGACAAGCTGATCCTCAAGGCCTACCAGGTCAAGTACAACCCCAAGAAAATGAAGAG GCTGGAGAAGGAGTATGCAGCCATGAAGAGCAAGGAAATGGAGGAGCAGATCGAGATCAAA AGGCTTCGGACGGAGAACCGGCTCCTGAAACAACGGATTGAGACCCTGGAGAAG GAGAGCGCTGCTCTGGCTGATAGGTTAATCCAG GGCCAGGTGACGCGGGCGCAGGAGGCCGAGGAGAACTACGTCATCAAGCGGGAGCTGGCAGTGGTGCGGCAGCAGTGTAGCTCAGCGGCGGAGGACCTACAGAAGGCGCGGAGCACCATCCGGCAGCTTCAGGAGCAGCAG gaCAACCCGCGCCTCACTGAGGACTTTGTGGCCCACCTGGAGACTGAGCTGGAGCAGTCACGGCTGCGGGAGACAGAGACGCTGGGGGCCCTGCGGGAGATGCAGGACAAGGTTCTAGACATGGAGAAG AGGAACAGCTCGCTGCCCGACGAGAACAACGTGGCGCGGCTGCAGGAGGAGCTGAAGGCGCTCAAGGTGCGGGAGGGCGAGGCCGTGGCCTCGGCGCGGGAGCTGAAGCTACAGCTGCAGGAGCTCTCGGACACCTGGCAG gcCCATCTGTCCCGCGGCGGCCGCTGGAAGGAGTCCCCGCGGAAGCTGGTGCTGGGCGAGCTGCAGGACGAGCTGATGAGCGTGCGTCTGCGCGAGGCCCAGGCTCTGGCCGAGGGGCGCGAGCTGCGGCAGCGCGTGGTGGAGCTCGAGACGCAG GACCACATCCACCGCAACCTGCTGAACCGCGTGGAGGCGGAGCGCGCGGCGCTGCAGGAGAAGCTGCAGTACCTGGCGGCGCAGAACAAGGGGCTGCAGACGCAGCTGAGCGAAAGCCGCCGGAAGCAGGCGGAGGCCGAGTGCAAG agCAAGGAGGAGGTGATGGCCGTGCGCCTGCGGGAGGCGGACAGCATGGCGGCGGTGGCCGAGATGCGGCAGCGCATCGCCGAGCTGGAGATCCAG AGGGAGGAGGGCCGCATCCAGGGCCAGCTGAACCACTCCGACTCGTCGCAGTACATCCGCGAGCTCAAGGACCAGATCGAGGAGCTGAAGGCCGAG GTGAGGCTGCTGAAGGGCCCGCCGCCCTTCGAGGACCCGCTGGCCTTCGACGGGCTGGGCCTGGCGCGGCACCTGGACGAGGACTCGCTGCCGTCGTCCGACGAGGAGCTGCTCGGCGTGGGCGTGGGCGTGGGCGTGGGCGCGGCGCTGCAGGACGCGCTCTACCCGCTGTCCCCGCGCGACGCGCGCTTCTTCCGCCGTCTGGAGCGGCCGGCCAAGGACAGCGAGGGCAGCTCAGACAGCGACGCCGACGAGCTGGCCGCGCCCTACAGCCAGGGCCTGGACAACTGA
- the EVI5L gene encoding EVI5-like protein isoform X1, whose protein sequence is MASPTLSPDSSSQEALSAPTCSPTSDSENLSPDELELLAKLEEQNRLLEADSKSMRSMNGSRRNSGSSLVSSSSASSNLSHLEEDTWILWGRIANEWEEWRRRKEKLLKELIRKGIPHHFRAIVWQLLCSATDMPVKNQYSELLKMSSPCEKLIRRDIARTYPEHEFFKGQDSLGQEVLFNVMKAYSLVDREVGYCQGSAFIVGLLLMQMPEEEAFCVFVRLMQEYRLRELFKPSMAELGLCIYQFESMLQEQLPDLNTHFRSQSFHTSMYASSWFLTLFLTTFPLPVATRVFDIFMYEGLEIVFRVGLALLQVNQTELMQLDMEGMSQYFQRVIPHQFDSCPDKLILKAYQVKYNPKKMKRLEKEYAAMKSKEMEEQIEIKRLRTENRLLKQRIETLEKESAALADRLIQGQVTRAQEAEENYVIKRELAVVRQQCSSAAEDLQKARSTIRQLQEQQAPTSPWGTCLGEPVLHPNPSKPGSQPEALERALQKDNPRLTEDFVAHLETELEQSRLRETETLGALREMQDKVLDMEKRNSSLPDENNVARLQEELKALKVREGEAVASARELKLQLQELSDTWQAHLSRGGRWKESPRKLVLGELQDELMSVRLREAQALAEGRELRQRVVELETQDHIHRNLLNRVEAERAALQEKLQYLAAQNKGLQTQLSESRRKQAEAECKSKEEVMAVRLREADSMAAVAEMRQRIAELEIQREEGRIQGQLNHSDSSQYIRELKDQIEELKAEVRLLKGPPPFEDPLAFDGLGLARHLDEDSLPSSDEELLGVGVGVGVGAALQDALYPLSPRDARFFRRLERPAKDSEGSSDSDADELAAPYSQGLDN, encoded by the exons GCTCCTGGAAGCCGACTCCAAGTCGATGCGCTCCATGAACGGCTCCCGCCGGAACAGCGGCTCCTCGCTGGTGTCCAGCTCCTCGGCCTCCTCCAACCTGAGCCACCTGGAGGAGGACACGTGGATCCTGTGGGGCCGGATCGCCAACGAGTGGGAGGAGTGGAGGCGCAGGAAAGAGAAGCTGCTCAAG GAGCTGATCCGCAAGGGCATCCCCCACCACTTCCGGGCCATCGTGTGGCAACTCCTGTGCAGTGCCACGGACATGCCCGTCAAGAACCAGTACTCGGAGCTGCTCAAGATGTCCTCGCCCTGTGAGAAGCTGATCCGCAGGGACATCGCCCGCACCTACCCAGAGCACGAGTTCTTCAAGGGCCAGGACAGCCTGGGCCAGGAGGTCCTCTTCAACGTCATGAAG GCGTACTCCCTGGTGGACAGGGAGGTGGGCTACTGCCAGGGCAGCGCCTTCATCGTGGGTCTGCTCCTCATGCAG atgcccgagGAGGAGGCCTTCTGTGTCTTCGTGCGGCTGATGCAGGAGTACCGCCTGAGGGAGCTCTTCAAGCCCAGCATGGCCGAGCTGGGGCTCTGCATCTATCAGTTCGAGTCCATGCTACAG gagcagCTCCCGGATCTGAACACCCACTTCCGCTCCCAGAGCTTCCACACATCTATGTATGCCTCGTCCTGGTTCCTCACACTCTTCCTGACCACCTTCCCGCTCCCTGTTGCCACTCGTGTCTTTGACATCTTCATGTACGAG GGCCTGGAGATTGTGTTCCGGGTCGGCCTCGCCCTGCTGCAGGTGAACCAGACGGAGCTAATGCAGCTGGACATGGAGGGGATGTCCCAG TACTTCCAGAGGGTGATCCCCCACCAGTTCGACAGCTGCCCGGACAAGCTGATCCTCAAGGCCTACCAGGTCAAGTACAACCCCAAGAAAATGAAGAG GCTGGAGAAGGAGTATGCAGCCATGAAGAGCAAGGAAATGGAGGAGCAGATCGAGATCAAA AGGCTTCGGACGGAGAACCGGCTCCTGAAACAACGGATTGAGACCCTGGAGAAG GAGAGCGCTGCTCTGGCTGATAGGTTAATCCAG GGCCAGGTGACGCGGGCGCAGGAGGCCGAGGAGAACTACGTCATCAAGCGGGAGCTGGCAGTGGTGCGGCAGCAGTGTAGCTCAGCGGCGGAGGACCTACAGAAGGCGCGGAGCACCATCCGGCAGCTTCAGGAGCAGCAG GCGCCGACTTCACCTTGGGGAACGTGCCTGGGAGAACCCGTCCTCCACCCCAACCCCAGCAAGCCTGGGAGCCAGCCTGAGGCCCTGGAAAGAGCCCTGCAGAAG gaCAACCCGCGCCTCACTGAGGACTTTGTGGCCCACCTGGAGACTGAGCTGGAGCAGTCACGGCTGCGGGAGACAGAGACGCTGGGGGCCCTGCGGGAGATGCAGGACAAGGTTCTAGACATGGAGAAG AGGAACAGCTCGCTGCCCGACGAGAACAACGTGGCGCGGCTGCAGGAGGAGCTGAAGGCGCTCAAGGTGCGGGAGGGCGAGGCCGTGGCCTCGGCGCGGGAGCTGAAGCTACAGCTGCAGGAGCTCTCGGACACCTGGCAG gcCCATCTGTCCCGCGGCGGCCGCTGGAAGGAGTCCCCGCGGAAGCTGGTGCTGGGCGAGCTGCAGGACGAGCTGATGAGCGTGCGTCTGCGCGAGGCCCAGGCTCTGGCCGAGGGGCGCGAGCTGCGGCAGCGCGTGGTGGAGCTCGAGACGCAG GACCACATCCACCGCAACCTGCTGAACCGCGTGGAGGCGGAGCGCGCGGCGCTGCAGGAGAAGCTGCAGTACCTGGCGGCGCAGAACAAGGGGCTGCAGACGCAGCTGAGCGAAAGCCGCCGGAAGCAGGCGGAGGCCGAGTGCAAG agCAAGGAGGAGGTGATGGCCGTGCGCCTGCGGGAGGCGGACAGCATGGCGGCGGTGGCCGAGATGCGGCAGCGCATCGCCGAGCTGGAGATCCAG AGGGAGGAGGGCCGCATCCAGGGCCAGCTGAACCACTCCGACTCGTCGCAGTACATCCGCGAGCTCAAGGACCAGATCGAGGAGCTGAAGGCCGAG GTGAGGCTGCTGAAGGGCCCGCCGCCCTTCGAGGACCCGCTGGCCTTCGACGGGCTGGGCCTGGCGCGGCACCTGGACGAGGACTCGCTGCCGTCGTCCGACGAGGAGCTGCTCGGCGTGGGCGTGGGCGTGGGCGTGGGCGCGGCGCTGCAGGACGCGCTCTACCCGCTGTCCCCGCGCGACGCGCGCTTCTTCCGCCGTCTGGAGCGGCCGGCCAAGGACAGCGAGGGCAGCTCAGACAGCGACGCCGACGAGCTGGCCGCGCCCTACAGCCAGGGCCTGGACAACTGA
- the EVI5L gene encoding EVI5-like protein isoform X2 has protein sequence MASPTLSPDSSSQEALSAPTCSPTSDSENLSPDELELLAKLEEQNRLLEADSKSMRSMNGSRRNSGSSLVSSSSASSNLSHLEEDTWILWGRIANEWEEWRRRKEKLLKELIRKGIPHHFRAIVWQLLCSATDMPVKNQYSELLKMSSPCEKLIRRDIARTYPEHEFFKGQDSLGQEVLFNVMKAYSLVDREVGYCQGSAFIVGLLLMQMPEEEAFCVFVRLMQEYRLRELFKPSMAELGLCIYQFESMLQEQLPDLNTHFRSQSFHTSMYASSWFLTLFLTTFPLPVATRVFDIFMYEGLEIVFRVGLALLQVNQTELMQLDMEGMSQYFQRVIPHQFDSCPDKLILKAYQVKYNPKKMKRLEKEYAAMKSKEMEEQIEIKRLRTENRLLKQRIETLEKGQVTRAQEAEENYVIKRELAVVRQQCSSAAEDLQKARSTIRQLQEQQAPTSPWGTCLGEPVLHPNPSKPGSQPEALERALQKDNPRLTEDFVAHLETELEQSRLRETETLGALREMQDKVLDMEKRNSSLPDENNVARLQEELKALKVREGEAVASARELKLQLQELSDTWQAHLSRGGRWKESPRKLVLGELQDELMSVRLREAQALAEGRELRQRVVELETQDHIHRNLLNRVEAERAALQEKLQYLAAQNKGLQTQLSESRRKQAEAECKSKEEVMAVRLREADSMAAVAEMRQRIAELEIQREEGRIQGQLNHSDSSQYIRELKDQIEELKAEVRLLKGPPPFEDPLAFDGLGLARHLDEDSLPSSDEELLGVGVGVGVGAALQDALYPLSPRDARFFRRLERPAKDSEGSSDSDADELAAPYSQGLDN, from the exons GCTCCTGGAAGCCGACTCCAAGTCGATGCGCTCCATGAACGGCTCCCGCCGGAACAGCGGCTCCTCGCTGGTGTCCAGCTCCTCGGCCTCCTCCAACCTGAGCCACCTGGAGGAGGACACGTGGATCCTGTGGGGCCGGATCGCCAACGAGTGGGAGGAGTGGAGGCGCAGGAAAGAGAAGCTGCTCAAG GAGCTGATCCGCAAGGGCATCCCCCACCACTTCCGGGCCATCGTGTGGCAACTCCTGTGCAGTGCCACGGACATGCCCGTCAAGAACCAGTACTCGGAGCTGCTCAAGATGTCCTCGCCCTGTGAGAAGCTGATCCGCAGGGACATCGCCCGCACCTACCCAGAGCACGAGTTCTTCAAGGGCCAGGACAGCCTGGGCCAGGAGGTCCTCTTCAACGTCATGAAG GCGTACTCCCTGGTGGACAGGGAGGTGGGCTACTGCCAGGGCAGCGCCTTCATCGTGGGTCTGCTCCTCATGCAG atgcccgagGAGGAGGCCTTCTGTGTCTTCGTGCGGCTGATGCAGGAGTACCGCCTGAGGGAGCTCTTCAAGCCCAGCATGGCCGAGCTGGGGCTCTGCATCTATCAGTTCGAGTCCATGCTACAG gagcagCTCCCGGATCTGAACACCCACTTCCGCTCCCAGAGCTTCCACACATCTATGTATGCCTCGTCCTGGTTCCTCACACTCTTCCTGACCACCTTCCCGCTCCCTGTTGCCACTCGTGTCTTTGACATCTTCATGTACGAG GGCCTGGAGATTGTGTTCCGGGTCGGCCTCGCCCTGCTGCAGGTGAACCAGACGGAGCTAATGCAGCTGGACATGGAGGGGATGTCCCAG TACTTCCAGAGGGTGATCCCCCACCAGTTCGACAGCTGCCCGGACAAGCTGATCCTCAAGGCCTACCAGGTCAAGTACAACCCCAAGAAAATGAAGAG GCTGGAGAAGGAGTATGCAGCCATGAAGAGCAAGGAAATGGAGGAGCAGATCGAGATCAAA AGGCTTCGGACGGAGAACCGGCTCCTGAAACAACGGATTGAGACCCTGGAGAAG GGCCAGGTGACGCGGGCGCAGGAGGCCGAGGAGAACTACGTCATCAAGCGGGAGCTGGCAGTGGTGCGGCAGCAGTGTAGCTCAGCGGCGGAGGACCTACAGAAGGCGCGGAGCACCATCCGGCAGCTTCAGGAGCAGCAG GCGCCGACTTCACCTTGGGGAACGTGCCTGGGAGAACCCGTCCTCCACCCCAACCCCAGCAAGCCTGGGAGCCAGCCTGAGGCCCTGGAAAGAGCCCTGCAGAAG gaCAACCCGCGCCTCACTGAGGACTTTGTGGCCCACCTGGAGACTGAGCTGGAGCAGTCACGGCTGCGGGAGACAGAGACGCTGGGGGCCCTGCGGGAGATGCAGGACAAGGTTCTAGACATGGAGAAG AGGAACAGCTCGCTGCCCGACGAGAACAACGTGGCGCGGCTGCAGGAGGAGCTGAAGGCGCTCAAGGTGCGGGAGGGCGAGGCCGTGGCCTCGGCGCGGGAGCTGAAGCTACAGCTGCAGGAGCTCTCGGACACCTGGCAG gcCCATCTGTCCCGCGGCGGCCGCTGGAAGGAGTCCCCGCGGAAGCTGGTGCTGGGCGAGCTGCAGGACGAGCTGATGAGCGTGCGTCTGCGCGAGGCCCAGGCTCTGGCCGAGGGGCGCGAGCTGCGGCAGCGCGTGGTGGAGCTCGAGACGCAG GACCACATCCACCGCAACCTGCTGAACCGCGTGGAGGCGGAGCGCGCGGCGCTGCAGGAGAAGCTGCAGTACCTGGCGGCGCAGAACAAGGGGCTGCAGACGCAGCTGAGCGAAAGCCGCCGGAAGCAGGCGGAGGCCGAGTGCAAG agCAAGGAGGAGGTGATGGCCGTGCGCCTGCGGGAGGCGGACAGCATGGCGGCGGTGGCCGAGATGCGGCAGCGCATCGCCGAGCTGGAGATCCAG AGGGAGGAGGGCCGCATCCAGGGCCAGCTGAACCACTCCGACTCGTCGCAGTACATCCGCGAGCTCAAGGACCAGATCGAGGAGCTGAAGGCCGAG GTGAGGCTGCTGAAGGGCCCGCCGCCCTTCGAGGACCCGCTGGCCTTCGACGGGCTGGGCCTGGCGCGGCACCTGGACGAGGACTCGCTGCCGTCGTCCGACGAGGAGCTGCTCGGCGTGGGCGTGGGCGTGGGCGTGGGCGCGGCGCTGCAGGACGCGCTCTACCCGCTGTCCCCGCGCGACGCGCGCTTCTTCCGCCGTCTGGAGCGGCCGGCCAAGGACAGCGAGGGCAGCTCAGACAGCGACGCCGACGAGCTGGCCGCGCCCTACAGCCAGGGCCTGGACAACTGA